One genomic region from Methanocaldococcus fervens AG86 encodes:
- a CDS encoding mRNA surveillance protein pelota produces MKIIEEIPQKQIIKLMPENLDDLWVLYNIIEEGDKVFAVTERRVQDKGDVIRADRGAKRKMFLGIEVKNVEFDENTKRVRILGTIIHGPDDVPLGSHHTIEIKPFDELSIEKNWKKWQIERIKEAIESSKRPKVLVVVMDDEEADIFEVRDYSIKEICSIKSHTSKKLDYKINEELKKEYYHEIAKVLMEYDVDNILVAGPGFAKNSFYNFISSQYPELKNKIVVESVSTTSRAGLNEVIKRGIINRIYAESRVAKETQLIEKLLEEIAKKGLAVYGIDEVKKALEYSAIETLLVSDSLVRNHEIEKIIDAAEEMGGKVVIVSSEHDAGKQLKALGGIAGLLRFPIE; encoded by the coding sequence ATGAAGATTATAGAAGAAATTCCACAGAAACAAATTATAAAGCTTATGCCCGAAAATTTGGATGATTTATGGGTTTTATATAATATTATTGAAGAGGGTGATAAAGTATTTGCAGTAACTGAAAGAAGGGTGCAAGATAAAGGGGATGTTATTAGGGCAGATAGAGGAGCTAAGAGAAAAATGTTTTTAGGAATTGAGGTAAAAAATGTGGAATTTGATGAAAACACAAAAAGGGTTAGAATTTTGGGAACTATAATTCATGGGCCAGATGATGTTCCTCTCGGCAGTCATCATACTATTGAGATTAAACCATTTGATGAGCTTTCAATTGAAAAAAATTGGAAAAAATGGCAAATAGAGAGGATAAAAGAAGCAATAGAATCATCTAAAAGACCAAAGGTTTTAGTAGTTGTTATGGATGATGAAGAGGCGGATATCTTTGAAGTTAGGGATTACAGCATAAAAGAAATTTGCTCAATAAAATCCCACACATCAAAAAAATTGGATTACAAAATTAATGAAGAGTTAAAAAAAGAATATTATCATGAGATAGCGAAGGTTTTAATGGAGTATGATGTTGATAATATCTTAGTTGCAGGTCCTGGATTTGCAAAAAATAGCTTTTATAACTTTATATCCTCTCAATATCCTGAGCTTAAAAATAAGATTGTAGTTGAAAGTGTATCAACAACCTCAAGGGCTGGATTAAATGAGGTTATTAAAAGAGGGATTATCAATAGAATTTATGCAGAATCAAGAGTTGCAAAAGAGACCCAGTTGATAGAAAAGCTTTTAGAAGAGATAGCCAAAAAAGGTTTGGCTGTTTATGGTATTGATGAGGTAAAAAAAGCTTTAGAATATTCGGCTATAGAAACACTTTTAGTTTCAGATAGCTTAGTTAGAAATCATGAGATTGAGAAAATCATTGATGCTGCTGAAGAGATGGGAGGGAAAGTAGTTATAGTTTCATCTGAACACGATGCTGGAAAGCAATTAAAGGCATTGGGGGGAATAGCTGGCTTATTAAGATTCCCAATTGAATGA
- a CDS encoding Tfx family DNA-binding protein, translating into MEESFLTETQIKVLELRKKGLTQEEIAKMFGTSRANISMIEKRAKENVKKAYNTIKIYNRIMAPIFIEIKEGTDVLDVPDIVFKKADEEDIKVKYNTLELIEFIKENASGFIEKRTVKKKFKIYILENGDLDIGG; encoded by the coding sequence ATGGAGGAGTCATTTTTAACAGAAACACAAATTAAGGTTTTAGAGCTTAGGAAGAAAGGATTAACTCAAGAAGAGATAGCAAAGATGTTTGGAACGAGCAGGGCGAATATAAGTATGATTGAAAAGAGGGCAAAAGAAAACGTAAAAAAGGCATACAATACAATAAAAATTTACAATAGAATAATGGCTCCTATATTCATTGAAATTAAAGAAGGAACTGACGTTTTAGATGTTCCAGATATTGTATTTAAAAAAGCAGATGAAGAAGATATAAAAGTAAAATACAATACTTTAGAGCTAATTGAATTTATAAAAGAAAATGCTTCTGGATTTATAGAAAAAAGAACAGTTAAGAAGAAATTTAAAATATACATCCTCGAAAATGGGGATTTGGACATCGGAGGCTAA
- a CDS encoding ATP-dependent DNA ligase has product MLWKEVCEIFNKIEKTTKRLEKRDYFIKLIDMAKEKGKPEDLKKICYMAIGRVYPEYDERELGVGEKLLINAVTSIGINKDELLEKIKETGDIGLAIEQLKSKIKQAYLFFQPLTVDEVYETLRRVGEIEGEGSQKKKLRLISSLFLRASPIECRYLARLILEDMRIGMNVPTILDTLSLYFNVPREKLEKIYAITNDIGLLAEKLLKGDLESDELRLKLFRPIKPMLAQLAPSIEEALLEMGRAQFETKYDGARVQIHKEGNKVRIYSRRLEDVTNALPEIVEAVKKIDVERLIVEGECVAIDKETGKPRPFQDILRRFRRKYDIGKMMKEINLRVYLFDILYKDGISFIDEEFGNRRKVLEEIIGYENDWRTEKERIEKELKSDKIIDISYKLVTNDAKEAREFYNWSLSIGHEGVMIKNLKAPYTPGSRVRTMYKFKPTLESLDVVITKAKRGMGKRKDWYGSFEIAVRDEEGNLYPIGHVGTGLTESDLEMLKEEIDKIIIRDLGEEVEVEPKIVVEVAYEEIQKSDKYPCGYALRFPRVVRFRFDKGKDDINTIEDVKRIYEIQRSRK; this is encoded by the coding sequence ATGCTTTGGAAAGAGGTTTGTGAGATATTTAACAAAATTGAAAAAACCACGAAAAGATTGGAAAAGAGGGACTATTTTATAAAATTAATTGATATGGCTAAGGAGAAAGGTAAGCCGGAGGATTTAAAAAAGATTTGCTATATGGCGATAGGAAGAGTTTATCCTGAATACGATGAAAGAGAGCTCGGAGTTGGAGAAAAACTCCTAATAAATGCAGTTACCTCCATTGGAATTAACAAGGATGAATTATTGGAAAAAATTAAAGAGACAGGAGATATTGGGTTAGCTATAGAACAGTTAAAATCAAAAATTAAACAGGCATATCTATTCTTTCAACCCCTAACAGTAGATGAAGTTTATGAAACTTTGAGGAGAGTTGGAGAAATAGAGGGGGAGGGCTCTCAAAAGAAAAAGTTGAGGTTGATAAGCAGTTTATTTTTAAGGGCTTCACCAATAGAGTGTAGATATTTGGCAAGGCTAATACTGGAAGATATGAGGATAGGAATGAACGTTCCAACCATATTAGATACATTATCATTATATTTCAACGTCCCAAGGGAGAAATTGGAGAAGATATATGCAATAACCAACGATATTGGTCTTTTAGCTGAAAAGTTGCTAAAAGGAGATTTGGAAAGTGATGAGTTGAGATTAAAATTATTTAGACCAATAAAGCCAATGTTGGCTCAATTAGCTCCTTCAATTGAAGAGGCATTATTGGAGATGGGTAGGGCACAATTTGAAACAAAATACGATGGGGCTAGAGTGCAGATACATAAAGAGGGCAATAAGGTTAGAATTTACAGTAGAAGGTTAGAGGATGTTACAAATGCACTTCCAGAGATTGTTGAGGCAGTTAAAAAAATTGACGTTGAAAGGTTGATTGTTGAAGGGGAGTGTGTGGCTATAGATAAAGAAACTGGAAAGCCAAGGCCGTTTCAGGATATATTAAGAAGGTTTAGAAGGAAGTATGATATTGGAAAAATGATGAAAGAAATAAACTTAAGGGTTTATTTGTTTGATATCCTTTACAAAGATGGTATATCATTTATAGATGAGGAATTTGGAAATAGAAGGAAAGTTTTAGAGGAAATTATTGGTTATGAGAATGATTGGAGAACTGAAAAAGAGAGGATAGAGAAGGAGCTTAAATCAGATAAAATAATAGACATATCTTATAAATTAGTTACAAACGATGCAAAAGAGGCAAGAGAATTTTACAATTGGTCTCTATCCATTGGACACGAGGGAGTTATGATTAAAAACTTGAAAGCCCCTTACACTCCAGGAAGTAGGGTTAGAACGATGTATAAATTCAAGCCAACTCTTGAGAGTTTAGATGTTGTCATAACAAAGGCAAAGAGAGGGATGGGGAAGAGAAAAGATTGGTATGGGTCATTTGAGATAGCTGTTAGAGATGAAGAAGGAAATCTCTATCCCATAGGGCATGTTGGAACTGGATTAACTGAAAGCGATTTAGAGATGTTGAAGGAGGAGATTGATAAGATAATAATTAGAGATTTAGGAGAAGAGGTTGAAGTAGAGCCAAAGATAGTTGTTGAAGTTGCCTATGAAGAGATTCAAAAATCTGATAAATATCCTTGTGGCTATGCTTTAAGATTCCCAAGGGTTGTAAGGTTTAGATTTGATAAAGGGAAGGATGATATAAACACCATAGAAGATGTTAAGAGGATTTATGAGATTCAAAGGAGTAGAAAATAA
- a CDS encoding mechanosensitive ion channel family protein, whose product MEIFGNDIYNIVIFIAIIVLGVFVGKIVDVVVKNYLKKIISKTKTKFDDIILDALDVPIIVLVITAFFYFGLRFLVLPDHVFKLMDEAVKVVVILSATYFAVKFIDGIFEHYLIPLTEKTETESDEHIVKPLKKIVKILTIILGILTALSSVGYDITALLAGLGVGGLAVALAMQDTIKNFIAGILILMDKPFSINHWIKVDDVEGIVEEIGIRSTRIRTFDHTLITVPNSKLLDSAIENLTVRDRRRVLTTIGLTYNTPVEKIKKAKEIIKDIVENHPATLPPYRIHFTEYGDWSLNLRVEYFVRNISFEYFLNAVDEINLKIKEEFEKEGIEMAFPTYTVYLEKDNS is encoded by the coding sequence ATGGAAATTTTTGGAAATGACATTTACAATATAGTTATTTTCATTGCTATAATTGTGTTAGGTGTCTTTGTTGGAAAAATTGTGGATGTAGTGGTTAAAAATTACCTCAAAAAAATTATAAGCAAAACAAAAACAAAATTTGATGATATAATATTAGACGCCCTTGATGTGCCAATTATTGTATTGGTTATAACAGCGTTCTTTTATTTTGGATTGAGATTTTTAGTTCTTCCTGATCATGTATTTAAGCTAATGGATGAAGCGGTAAAGGTTGTTGTTATCCTTTCAGCCACTTACTTTGCAGTTAAATTTATAGATGGGATATTTGAGCATTATTTAATTCCATTAACTGAAAAAACAGAAACTGAGTCGGATGAGCATATAGTAAAGCCATTAAAGAAAATTGTAAAAATATTGACAATAATCCTTGGTATATTAACCGCTCTAAGCTCAGTAGGTTATGATATAACTGCTTTATTAGCTGGTTTAGGGGTAGGGGGTTTGGCTGTAGCATTAGCCATGCAAGATACAATAAAAAACTTCATTGCTGGAATTTTAATATTGATGGATAAACCTTTTAGCATAAATCATTGGATTAAAGTTGATGATGTTGAGGGAATTGTTGAGGAGATTGGAATAAGAAGCACAAGGATAAGAACTTTCGACCACACGTTAATAACAGTCCCAAATTCAAAGTTATTGGATTCAGCCATTGAAAATTTAACTGTTAGAGATAGAAGGAGAGTTTTAACAACAATTGGCTTAACTTACAACACTCCTGTTGAAAAAATTAAAAAAGCTAAGGAGATAATAAAAGATATCGTTGAAAATCATCCAGCTACTCTTCCACCGTATAGGATTCATTTTACTGAATACGGAGATTGGTCTCTAAATTTGAGGGTCGAATATTTTGTTAGAAATATAAGCTTTGAGTACTTTTTAAATGCTGTTGATGAAATAAACTTAAAAATAAAAGAAGAGTTTGAAAAAGAAGGTATAGAAATGGCATTCCCAACATATACTGTTTATTTAGAAAAAGACAATAGTTAA
- a CDS encoding 50S ribosomal protein L23: MDAFDVIKMPVVTEKTVRMIEEENKLVFYVDRRATKEDIKRAMKELFDVEVEKVNTLITPKGEKKAYVKLKEGYDASKIAASLGIY; encoded by the coding sequence ATGGATGCCTTTGATGTAATAAAAATGCCAGTAGTTACAGAAAAAACTGTTAGAATGATTGAAGAAGAAAACAAATTAGTATTTTATGTTGACAGGAGAGCTACAAAAGAGGATATAAAGAGAGCTATGAAGGAGTTGTTTGATGTAGAAGTTGAAAAGGTAAACACATTAATTACACCAAAAGGGGAAAAGAAGGCTTATGTTAAGTTGAAGGAAGGATATGATGCAAGTAAAATAGCAGCAAGTTTAGGAATCTACTAA
- a CDS encoding protein-L-isoaspartate O-methyltransferase — MNLEEQKKAVIEKLIRERYIKSKRVIDALLKVPREEFVPEHLREYAYVDTPLEIGYGQTISAIHMVGMMCELLDLKPGMKVLEIGTGCGYHAAVTAEIVGKDGLVVSIERIPELAERAERTLRKLGYDNVIIIVGDGTLGYEPLAPYDRIYATAAGPKIPEPLIKQLKDGGKLLMPVGRYMQKLVLVEKKGDELIVKDCGPVAFVPLIGKEGFPSTF, encoded by the coding sequence ATGAATTTAGAGGAGCAAAAAAAAGCTGTTATTGAAAAGTTAATCAGGGAGAGGTATATAAAAAGTAAAAGGGTTATTGATGCCTTATTAAAAGTTCCTAGAGAGGAGTTTGTCCCCGAACATTTAAGAGAATATGCTTACGTTGATACACCATTAGAGATTGGTTATGGACAGACGATCTCAGCCATTCACATGGTTGGAATGATGTGTGAGCTTTTAGATCTAAAGCCAGGGATGAAAGTTTTAGAAATTGGAACTGGATGTGGGTATCACGCAGCAGTAACTGCCGAAATCGTGGGGAAAGATGGTTTAGTTGTCAGTATTGAAAGAATTCCAGAGTTGGCTGAAAGAGCGGAGAGAACTTTGAGAAAGCTTGGATATGATAATGTTATTATAATAGTGGGGGATGGAACTTTAGGTTATGAACCATTAGCCCCTTACGATAGAATATATGCAACTGCAGCAGGTCCAAAAATTCCAGAACCGTTAATAAAGCAGTTAAAAGACGGAGGAAAGTTATTAATGCCTGTTGGTAGATATATGCAAAAATTGGTTTTGGTTGAGAAGAAAGGGGATGAGTTGATAGTAAAAGACTGCGGTCCTGTAGCATTTGTTCCTTTAATTGGTAAAGAAGGATTTCCATCAACCTTTTAG
- the rpl4p gene encoding 50S ribosomal protein L4: MKAVVYNLNGEAVKEIDLPAVFEEEYRPDLIRRAFLSAFTARLQPKGSDPLAGMRTSAKNIGKGHGRARVDRVPQGWAARVPQAVGGRRAHPPKVEKILWERVNKKERIKAIKSAIAATANPELVKERGHVFDNENLPIVVESSFEELQKTKDVFAVFEKLGISSDVIRAKNGIKIRAGKGKMRGRRYKKPRSVLVVVGDKCNAILASRNLPGVDVITAKDLGIIHLAPGGVAGRLTVWTESALEKLKERFE; this comes from the coding sequence ATGAAGGCAGTTGTTTATAATTTAAATGGAGAGGCTGTAAAAGAAATCGATTTACCAGCAGTTTTTGAAGAAGAATACAGACCAGATTTAATTAGAAGAGCTTTCTTATCTGCATTTACGGCAAGATTACAGCCAAAAGGTTCAGACCCATTGGCAGGAATGAGAACAAGTGCTAAGAACATAGGTAAAGGGCACGGTAGAGCAAGAGTAGATAGAGTTCCACAAGGATGGGCTGCAAGAGTACCACAGGCAGTTGGTGGAAGAAGAGCTCACCCTCCAAAAGTTGAAAAAATATTATGGGAGAGAGTAAATAAAAAAGAAAGAATTAAGGCAATAAAAAGTGCAATAGCTGCTACAGCAAACCCTGAGTTAGTTAAAGAAAGAGGACATGTATTTGACAATGAAAACCTTCCAATAGTTGTCGAAAGCTCATTTGAAGAATTACAAAAAACAAAGGATGTATTTGCTGTATTTGAAAAATTGGGAATTAGTAGTGACGTTATAAGAGCCAAGAATGGAATTAAAATTAGAGCTGGAAAAGGTAAGATGAGAGGAAGAAGATACAAAAAACCAAGAAGTGTTTTAGTCGTTGTTGGGGACAAATGTAATGCCATATTAGCTTCAAGAAACTTACCAGGAGTTGATGTAATAACAGCTAAGGATTTAGGAATTATACACTTAGCTCCTGGGGGAGTTGCTGGAAGATTAACTGTATGGACTGAAAGTGCATTAGAGAAATTAAAAGAGAGATTTGAATAA
- a CDS encoding 50S ribosomal protein L3: protein MGLNINRPRRGSLAFSPRKRAKRPVPRIRSWPEEDNVRLQAFPVYKAGMTHAFIKEDNPKSPNAGQEVFTPVTVLEAPPINVCAIRVYGRNERNYLTTLTEVWADNLDKELERKIKLPKKEERKTVEDLEAIKDKIEDVRVLVHTNPKLTCLPKKKPEILEIRIGGKDIEERLNYAKEILGKQLNITDVFQEGELVDTIGVTKGKGFQGQVKRWGVKIQFGKHARKGVGRHVGSIGPWQPKMVMWTVPMPGQMGYHQRTEYNKRILKIGNNGEEITPKGGFLHYGVIRNNYVVLKGSVQGPAKRLIVLRSAIRPQEPLVKVPEITYISTTSKQGK, encoded by the coding sequence ATGGGATTGAATATTAATAGACCAAGAAGAGGTTCATTGGCTTTCAGCCCAAGAAAAAGAGCTAAAAGACCAGTTCCAAGAATTAGAAGCTGGCCAGAAGAAGACAACGTAAGATTACAAGCATTCCCAGTATACAAAGCAGGAATGACCCATGCATTTATTAAAGAAGATAACCCAAAAAGCCCAAATGCTGGACAGGAAGTATTTACACCAGTAACAGTATTAGAAGCTCCTCCAATCAATGTATGTGCTATAAGAGTTTATGGAAGAAATGAAAGAAACTACTTAACAACATTAACAGAAGTTTGGGCAGACAACTTAGACAAAGAATTGGAAAGAAAAATCAAACTTCCTAAAAAAGAAGAAAGAAAGACAGTTGAAGATTTAGAAGCAATAAAAGATAAAATCGAAGATGTTAGGGTATTGGTTCATACAAATCCAAAATTAACATGCCTTCCAAAGAAAAAACCTGAGATATTAGAGATTAGAATAGGAGGAAAAGATATTGAGGAGAGATTAAATTACGCTAAAGAGATTTTAGGTAAGCAATTAAACATTACCGATGTGTTCCAAGAAGGGGAATTAGTTGATACAATTGGAGTAACAAAAGGTAAAGGATTCCAAGGGCAAGTTAAAAGATGGGGAGTTAAAATACAGTTCGGTAAGCATGCAAGAAAAGGAGTTGGAAGACACGTTGGTTCAATTGGTCCATGGCAACCAAAGATGGTCATGTGGACAGTTCCAATGCCTGGACAAATGGGATACCACCAAAGAACAGAATACAACAAGAGAATATTAAAGATTGGAAATAATGGAGAGGAAATAACTCCAAAAGGAGGATTCTTACACTACGGGGTTATAAGAAACAACTACGTTGTATTGAAAGGTTCAGTTCAAGGACCTGCAAAGAGGTTAATTGTATTGAGAAGTGCTATAAGACCACAAGAGCCATTAGTCAAAGTACCTGAAATAACATACATAAGTACAACATCAAAACAAGGTAAATAA
- a CDS encoding haloacid dehalogenase, giving the protein MEEVNYLINYLANKDSVREEILKLSREIVRDCAMLIRKIHKSDDKDEFKERLDEISEKIKKLNSLATFPEFVNYLSTPQQEFVEALALYMVKFNNKIPSFKELDFIKEENYILGLADVIGELRREVLEEMKNDDVEEVERYFKFMEELYEFLMNFDYYHVVDNLRRKQDISRGILEKTHGDIVTFIQNLKLRKELKNIQNP; this is encoded by the coding sequence ATGGAGGAGGTAAATTACCTAATAAACTATCTTGCAAATAAAGATTCAGTTAGAGAGGAGATTTTAAAGCTTTCCAGGGAAATTGTAAGAGATTGTGCAATGTTAATAAGAAAAATTCACAAATCAGATGATAAAGATGAATTTAAAGAAAGATTAGATGAGATTTCCGAAAAAATTAAAAAGTTAAATAGTTTAGCAACATTTCCGGAGTTTGTTAATTATCTATCAACTCCTCAGCAGGAGTTCGTTGAAGCTCTCGCATTGTATATGGTAAAATTCAACAATAAAATCCCTAGTTTCAAAGAGCTTGATTTTATTAAAGAGGAGAACTATATTTTAGGATTAGCCGATGTTATTGGAGAATTGAGGAGAGAAGTTTTAGAGGAGATGAAAAACGATGATGTGGAAGAGGTTGAAAGATACTTTAAATTTATGGAGGAACTATATGAATTTTTAATGAACTTTGATTACTACCACGTTGTAGACAATTTAAGAAGAAAGCAGGATATAAGTAGAGGGATATTGGAAAAAACCCATGGAGACATCGTTACATTTATCCAAAACCTTAAACTTAGGAAAGAATTAAAAAATATACAAAATCCTTAA
- a CDS encoding 50S ribosomal protein L2: MGKRLVSQRRGRGTPTYTCPSHKRRGEAKYRKFDELERKGKVLGKIVDILHDPGRSAPVAKVEYETGEEGLLVVPEGMKVGDVIECGVSAEIKPGNILPLGSIPEGIPVFNIETIPGDGGKLVRAGGCYAHILTHDGDRTYVKLPSGHIKALHSMCRATIGVVAGGGRKEKPFVKAGKKYHAMKAKAVKWPRVRGVAMNAVDHPFGGGRHQHTGKPTTVSRKKVPPGRKVGHISARRTGVRK, translated from the coding sequence ATGGGAAAAAGATTGGTTTCTCAAAGAAGAGGTAGAGGAACTCCAACATATACCTGCCCTTCACACAAAAGAAGGGGAGAGGCAAAATACAGAAAATTTGATGAATTAGAGAGAAAAGGAAAAGTTTTAGGAAAAATCGTTGATATATTACACGACCCTGGAAGAAGTGCTCCAGTTGCAAAGGTTGAATATGAAACAGGAGAAGAGGGATTGTTGGTTGTTCCAGAAGGTATGAAAGTTGGAGATGTTATTGAGTGTGGAGTTTCAGCAGAAATAAAACCAGGAAACATATTACCATTAGGATCTATTCCAGAAGGGATCCCTGTCTTTAATATAGAAACAATTCCTGGAGATGGAGGAAAATTGGTTAGAGCTGGAGGTTGCTACGCTCACATATTGACACACGATGGAGACAGAACTTACGTTAAATTACCATCAGGACATATCAAAGCTTTACACTCAATGTGTAGAGCTACAATTGGAGTAGTTGCTGGTGGAGGAAGAAAAGAGAAGCCATTTGTCAAAGCTGGTAAGAAATACCACGCAATGAAAGCTAAGGCAGTTAAGTGGCCAAGAGTTAGAGGAGTCGCAATGAACGCGGTAGATCACCCATTCGGTGGAGGAAGACACCAACACACTGGAAAACCAACTACTGTCTCAAGAAAGAAAGTTCCACCAGGAAGAAAAGTTGGACATATATCTGCAAGAAGAACTGGAGTCAGGAAATAA
- a CDS encoding mechanosensitive ion channel family protein → MDITSNHIIALIIFVSSVVISMLVKKIIDVTILNKEDRRKTIKSYISALKMPISVGIILIGMYLAFKVLPLPENIHTILDKGFMVVTILFIAYLMNKLINTFIEKYLISMVSKFGSTIASSIIKPLQQITTIVIFSFAIIFILGNLGYNVTSLIAGLGIGGLAVAMASKETIENLIAGFILAFDRPFKIGDEIIIKGSDVWGIVEEIGIRSTKIRTFDDSLVITPNRDLLSQKIENLSERRKRRVLTTIGLTYDTPPEKLIRAREILLDIIKSHPATVEPIRVHFTEYGNWSLNFRVEYFIRNEGYDYFLNALNEINIKIKQEFHKEGIGMAFPTYTVYLEKDN, encoded by the coding sequence ATGGATATAACAAGCAATCACATAATAGCGTTAATAATATTTGTCTCTTCAGTTGTTATTTCAATGTTAGTAAAAAAGATAATAGATGTTACAATTCTAAATAAAGAAGATAGGCGTAAAACTATAAAGAGCTATATATCTGCTTTAAAAATGCCAATATCCGTTGGCATAATACTTATCGGTATGTATTTAGCCTTTAAAGTGTTACCACTTCCAGAAAATATACACACCATATTAGATAAAGGTTTTATGGTTGTAACTATCCTCTTTATTGCCTATTTAATGAATAAGTTGATAAACACCTTTATTGAGAAATATTTAATATCTATGGTTAGTAAATTTGGCTCGACTATAGCAAGCAGTATTATAAAACCACTACAGCAAATAACAACGATAGTTATTTTCTCTTTTGCAATAATATTCATATTGGGAAATTTGGGTTATAATGTAACGTCGTTAATTGCAGGTTTGGGTATTGGTGGTTTGGCTGTAGCAATGGCTTCAAAAGAAACAATTGAAAATTTGATTGCCGGCTTTATTTTAGCGTTTGATAGACCATTTAAAATAGGGGATGAAATAATAATTAAAGGAAGTGATGTTTGGGGAATTGTTGAGGAGATTGGGATAAGAAGCACGAAAATTAGAACATTCGATGATTCTTTAGTGATAACTCCAAATAGGGATTTACTTTCCCAAAAAATAGAGAATTTATCAGAACGTAGGAAGAGGAGGGTTTTAACTACCATTGGCTTAACCTATGACACACCACCAGAGAAATTAATCAGAGCAAGAGAGATTTTATTGGATATAATTAAATCACATCCAGCAACAGTAGAGCCAATAAGGGTTCATTTTACTGAATATGGAAACTGGTCTTTGAACTTTAGAGTTGAATATTTTATTAGGAATGAAGGGTATGACTACTTCTTAAACGCATTAAATGAAATAAATATAAAAATAAAGCAGGAGTTTCATAAAGAAGGCATAGGGATGGCGTTTCCAACTTATACAGTTTATTTAGAGAAGGATAATTAA